Within the Bacillus mesophilus genome, the region CTGGGCGCTTATCATAATGGATCGCATGAGTAGCAGCAGGACGTGCAATTCCACCAGCACAACCGCAAACTGAATTAATCATAACGAGGGTCGTTCCCTTTTGATTAAGTGCTTGATCTACTTCTTCAGGGTTGGTTAATTCAGTATAACCAGCTTGTACCATATCCTCTCTTGCTTGTTTTACTACGTCATTTATAAAAAAGTTAAAGTTCATTGACATTATCGTTCCTCCTTACTCTTTATGTATTAATATTATCAAGCAAAACCTACTTATTCAAATAACTAGTTTTAGCTGGTTCATTTGTTCCGATTATATTGTTCAAATAGCTGACTCACTCCAAGACTAGCTGAAAGTTGACCCGATAGCACGCTTTTTTCTAAGAAAGGCAACTGCTCTTTTATGGTTGGGTGTGAAAAAAAGCTCGTTTCAAGCTGGTTTTTAATTAGAGTATAAAACCAGTCTTTCATTTGAGACATTCTTCTTTCCTCAAATATTCCTTGAGCTTTTGTATCACGTTCATATTCAAGGATTGTTGTCCATATCTCGCCGATTCCTTTTTCATAAAGAGCTGAGCAGGTCAATGCTTTTGACGTCCAGCCCTTAGTGGCTGGTCTAAGAAAGTGAAG harbors:
- a CDS encoding BrxA/BrxB family bacilliredoxin encodes the protein MSMNFNFFINDVVKQAREDMVQAGYTELTNPEEVDQALNQKGTTLVMINSVCGCAGGIARPAATHAIHYDKRPDHLVTVFAGQDKEATGQARTYFEGYPPSSPSFALLKDGKIQMMVERHEIEGHEPMQVIQKLQNAFEEYCEEV